In Oryza glaberrima chromosome 8, OglaRS2, whole genome shotgun sequence, the following are encoded in one genomic region:
- the LOC127781304 gene encoding HMG-Y-related protein A-like yields MAAADEASKPPPLPPYPEMILAAIEGLNEKSGSNKSAISKFIEGKYGDLPPAHASLLTAHLARMKESGELIFLKNNYFRADAPDAPPKRGRGRPPKPRDPNAPPPPPKPSLPRPRGRPPKSKDPISDAIPKSRGRPPKKAKTAPAPPPAAGDGSAPVKRGRGRPPKVRPAVPSEAAAA; encoded by the exons atggccgccgccgacgaagcctccaagccgccgcctctcccgcccTACCCGGAG ATGATACTGGCGGCGATCGAGGGGCTGAACGAGAAGAGCGGGTCGAACAAGTCGGCGATCTCCAAGTTCATCGAGGGGAAGTACGGGGACCTGCCGCCGGCGCACGCGTCGCTGCTCACGGCGCACCTGGCCAGGATGAAGGAGTCCGGCGAGCTCATCTTCCTTAAGAACAACTACTTCCGCGCCGACGCGCCCGACGCGCCGCCCAAGCGCGGCCGGGGCCGCCCCCCCAAGCCGCGGGACCccaacgcgccgccgccgccgcccaagccCTCCTTGCCGCGCCCCCGCGGCCGCCCGCCCAAGTCCAAGGACCCCATCTCCGACGCCATCCCCAAGTCCCGCGGCCGCCCGCCCAAGAAGGCCAAGACGGCTCCcgcccctcctcccgccgccggcgacggctccGCTCCCGTcaagcgcggccgcggccggccaCCCAAGGTACGCCCCGCCGTCcccagcgaggcggcggcggcctga
- the LOC127781711 gene encoding putative 1-phosphatidylinositol-3-phosphate 5-kinase FAB1C gives MGVVEFSVLGAVQKFRSLIAGPTPPAAAAEGEEVALRTSGPPSPATPTRSRSGAADTTPPLPARPGGGRRAIALRRQISSPQLLRCHAVRRGDGEDDDEPGVQFFTPGNDYLHDFSDTDSLSVSTPNGVARSLTPSPLESPTWMVGHNDASPTSKRNERLSLDSLGCDTRLNGGIADRSGGDMTRYPADFDANVWLPPSPEDEGDDVEARLFGFDYEDDEAGDSGKLLALGNFNTNKIVGVDTITDIAHKEGLRNAVLGHFRALVAQLLKGECIDLENDNGSKSWLEIVSSLAWLAAGYVRPDTKKGGSMDPTDYVKVKCLASGDPSDSNLVRGVVCSKNVKHKRMVSEHVNAKLLILGGALEYQKVTNKLASIDTILEQEKEHLRAIVAKIESRRPNVLLVEKSVSSYAQELLAKDISLVLNVKRPLLDRISRCSGAQIASSIDNIASARLGQCELFKVHKVSEFSSGKQTNRRSMKTLMFFEGCPRRLGCTVLLRGSCREELKKIKRVVQLAVFAAYHLSLETSFFADEGATLPKVPSRPMVVVNDIRSDPSNYFAGSAGVGIPHGLKPVQGKHSEATRVNGMFKENSISPGSLSLNEEGEGVISEHRESKIPVEHMNCHDHDSFHATESCKGHKIFPCSLDHDIRTSDMVMQYQYLNDSTQLPINDDRQGMVSGKKFQEVDHYGPKPHDDYLMGDADGPNELSGEYFPATDNHQSILVSLSSTCIPKSMLCERSQLFRIKFYGSFDKPLGRYLREDLFDQAYCCPSCKESSESHIRCYTHQHGSLTISVRRLLSQKLPGERDGRIWMWHRCLKCEPKDGVPPATRRVIMSDAAWGLSFGKFLELSFSNHATANRVASCGHSLQRDCLRFYGYGNMVAFFRYSPVDILSVNLPPSVLDFNCRSRQDWMRRMAVEIYSKMETLHSEVYDFLHHNEKSVTSEDEPVKAGVQRQIIEMKDLLKMERNGYEILLLPVITDSNHSVQVSIDVLELNRLRRGLLLDAYIWDRRLCYIDSLLKKDSHVSNPDIFLDVRLKEWKADLLVGDTKIGKSTNLSQSSGSPRKSLLSREGCLNDTEYRMGETNSQIDLVTHPVDDAEDLDKVFRRFNGETEQPVTTATMGKEPVERLPSLASIFSDKIDLAWTGSSEIQDDLLQGFTKIDEYGSFNFPDNPSYGNSVTPVRIHSFDSKFAIHQRERNGLAPTSLHLSSFRSAEYFGDFTSILKDPMPNIRRACSQRSPGAVEKLNVVLTRTLTYISSASHMIDDGARLLLPQIGYEDDAVIAVYDDEPTSIVSYAMTSQEYVQQVTRKLNSSLSFLHLPNAIDSSHGLDGTLLSQEDHLDSKGTHFKFSFDDESPLSEDKAKFSVTCYFAKHFAALRKKCCPKDIDFIRSLSRCKRWNAQGGKSNVYFAKTLDERFIIKQVTRTELESFVEFAPQYFRYLMESLTSGSPTCLAKIVGVYQVNIKGLKGGREVKMDLMVMENLFFERKISRVYDLKGSLRSRYTSSESKVLLDSNLLEALHTKPIFLGSKAKRRLERAVWNDTSFLATADVMDYSLLVGIDEEKKELVIGIIDYLRQYTWDKQLETWVKASGILGGPKNESPTVISPMQYKKRFRKAMSKYFLTVPDQWSS, from the exons atgggagTGGTGGAGTTCTCGGTGCTGGGGGCGGTGCAGAAGTTCAGATCCCTCATCGCCGGCCCcacgccccccgccgccgccgccgaaggcgAGGAGGTGGCCCTGCGGACGAGCGGCCCGCCGTCGCCTGCGACCCCGACGAGATCGCGCAGCGGCGCCGCGGacacgacgccgccgctccccgcgaGGCCCGGGGGCGGCAGGCGCGCCATCGCCCTGCGCCGCCAGATCTCCTCGCCGCAGCTGCTCCGCTGCCACGCTgtcag GCGAGGCGATGGAGAGGACGACGATGAGCCCGGGGTACAGTTTTTCACCCCAGGGAATGACTACTTACATGACTTTTCAGATACAGACTCTCTTAGCGTCAGTACTCCTAACGGGGTCGCCAGGTCCTTGACACCAAGCCCTCTGGAGAGCCCGACTTGGATGGTGGGGCACAACGACGCCTCGCCAACGTCCAAGAGGAACGAGCGCCTCAGCCTGGATTCTCTTGGTTGCGATACCAGGCTGAACGGTGGCATCGCAGACAGGAGTGGAGGTGACATGACCCGTTATCCTGCTGATTTCGATGCCAATGTCTGGCTCCCGCCATCACCAGAAGATGAGGGTGACGATGTTGAAGCGAGATTATTTGGATTCGACTACGAGGATGATGAGGCTGGGGACTCGGGCAAGCTTCTTGCTCTTGGTAACTTTAATACTAACAAAATAGTTGGTGTTGACACAATCACAGACATAGCTCACAAAGAGGGTCTGAGGAATGCTGTACTTGGGCATTTCCGGGCTCTTGTGGCTCAATTGCTTAAGGGAGAATGTATTGATCTGGAAAATGACAATGGATCCAAAAGCTGGCTTGAAATAGTATCCTCCCTAGCTTGGCTAGCTGCTGGCTATGTGAGACCAGATACCAAGAAAGGTGGCAGCATGGATCCTACTGATTATGTGAAAGTTAAATGTTTAGCATCAGGGGATCCAAGTGATAG CAATCTTGTTAGAGGAGTGGTTTGCTCTAAGAATGTAAAACACAAACGCATGGTCTCTGAGCATGTGAATGCAAAATTGCTCATTTTAGGGGGAGCACTTGAGTATCAGAAGGTCACGAACAAACTAGCATCCATTGATACTATACTTGAACAG GAAAAGGAGCACCTGAGGGCAATTGTTGCAAAGATTGAGTCTCGGCGACCAAATGTGCTGCTAGTTGAGAAAAGTGTCTCATCTTATGCCCAGGAACTCTTGGCAAAAGATATTTCTTTAGTTCTGAATGTTAAGAGACCGCTTTTGGATAGGATATCAAGATGCTCAGGAGCACAAATTGCCTCGTCAATTGACAATATTGCTTCAGCAAGACTAGGTCAATGTGAATTGTTCAAGGTGCATAAAGTTTCAGAATTCTCATCAGGAAAACAGACAAACAGGAGGTCAATGAAGACCCTGATGTTCTTTGAAGGCTGTCCGAGGCGTTTAGGTTGCACG GTTCTACTGAGAGGATCATGTCGAGAGGAACTAAAGAAAATTAAGCGTGTTGTGCAACTTGCTGTGTTTGCAGCTTATCACCTCTCTCTTGAAACATCATTCTTTGCTGATGAAGGTGCGACTCTTCCCAAGGTTCCTTCAAGGCCAATGGTAGTGGTAAATGATATTCGAAGTGACCCAAGTAACTATTTTGCTGGATCTGCTGGTGTTGGTATTCCTCATGGACTTAAACCTGTACAAGGCAAACATTCAGAAGCTACTAGAGTCAATGGTATGTTTAAGGAAAATTCTATATCACCTGGCTCATTATCGTTGaatgaggaaggagagggggtCATCTCTGAGCATAGGGAATCTAAAATTCCTGTTGAACATATGAATTGTCATGATCATGATTCATTCCATGCAACTGAATCATGCAAAGGTCATAAAATATTTCCATGTTCATTGGATCATGACATTAGAACTTCAGATATGGTGATGCAATATCAGTATTTGAATGACTCGACACAACTTCCCATAAATGATGACCGTCAAGGCATGGTTTCAGGAAAGAAATTTCAAGAGGTAGACCACTATGGTCCCAAACCACATGATGATTATTTGATGGGAGATGCAGATGGCCCGAATGAGCTTTCTGGTGAATATTTTCCTGCTACTGACAACCATCAGAGCATCTTAGTTTCCCTTTCAAGCACTTGTATCCCCAAAAGCATGCTATGCGAGCGTTCTCAGCTCTTCCGCATCAAGTTTTATGGTAGCTTTGATAAGCCACTTGGGAGGTACCTCAGGGAAGACTTATTTGATCAG GCATATTGCTGCCCGTCATGCAAAGAGTCATCAGAATCACATATCAGGTGCTATACTCATCAGCATGGGAGTTTAACAATTAGTGTTCGGCGGCTTCTGTCTCAAAAGTTACCAGGTGAACGTGATGGTAGGATATGGATGTGGCATAGATGCCTCAAGTGCGAACCTAAGGATGGTGTACCACCTGCCACACGGAGGGTAATTATGTCAGATGCAGCTTGGGGTCTGTCGTTTGGGAAGTTCTTGGAGCTAAGCTTTTCAAACCATGCTACTGCTAACCGAGTTGCAAGTTGTGGACATTCTCTCCAGAGAGACTGCCTTCGTTTCTATGG GTACGGAAACATGGTTGCTTTCTTCCGATATTCTCCTGTTGATATTCTCTCAGTTAACCTACCCCCCTCAGTACTGGATTTCAATTGCCGCAGTCGACAAGATTGGATGAGAAGGATGGCAGTTGAG ATATATAGCAAAATGGAGACCTTACATTCAGAGGTATATGATTTTCTTCATCATAATGAAAAGAGTGTTACATCAGAGGATGAGCCGGTGAAAGCAGGTGTTCAAAGGCAGATCATAGAGATGAAAGATTTGCTTAAAATGGAAAGAAATGGATATGAG ATCCTGCTGTTGCCAGTTATTACAGATAGCAATCATTCTGTGCAGGTCTCTATTGATGTTCTTGAGCTCAACCGCTTGAGACGCGGTCTTCTCCTTGATGCTTACATTTGGGATCGAAGGCTTTGTTACATAGATTCACTCCTTAAAAAAGACAGTCATGTTTCAAATCCTGATATTTTCTTAGATGTCAGACTGAAAGAGTGGAAAGCTGACCTGCTTGTGGGGGATACAAAAATAGGAAAATCCACAAATTTGTCGCAATCTTCAGGAAGTCCAAGAAAATCCTTGCTATCTAGAGAAGGCTGCTTGAATGATACGGAATACAGGATGGGTGAGACAAATTCACAGATTGATCTTGTAACTCATCCTGTGGATGATGCAGAAGATCTGGACAAGGTTTTCCGCAGATTCAATGGAGAGACAGAGCAGCCAGTTACTACAGCTACAATGGGTAAGGAACCTGTTGAAAGGTTACCCTCACTTGCATCTATTTTTTCAGATAAGATTGATTTGGCATGGACTGGATCTAGTGAGATACAAGATGACCTTCTACAAGGTTTTACCAAAATTGATGAGTATGGATCGTTTAATTTCCCAGACAATCCAAGCTATGGGAATTCTGTAACCCCTGTCAGAATTCATTCATTTGATTCTAAATTTGCTATACACCAGCGAGAACGCAATGGATTGGCTCCTACTTCATTGCATCTGTCGTCATTCAGATCTGCTGAATATTTTGGGGATTTTACTAGTATCCTGAAAGATCCAATGCCAAACATACGGAGGGCTTGTTCTCAAAGGTCTCCTGGTGCAGTAGAGAAATTAAATGTTGTTCTTACCCGTACACTTACATATATCTCATCTGCTTCACATATGATCGATGATGGGGCACGGCTGCTGTTGCCTCAGATTGGGTATGAAGATGATGCTGTCATTGCAGTCTATGATGATGAGCCTACCAGTATCGTGTCCTATGCAATGACTTCACAAGAATATGTGCAGCAAGTCACACGCAAACTGAATTCAAGTTTGAGTTTCTTACACCTACCAAATGCCATTGACAGCAGCCATGGACTTGACGGGACCTTGCTCTCACAAGAAGACCATTTGGATTCTAAGGGAACTCACTTTAAGTTTTCTTTTGATGATGAATCGCCACTTTCTGAAGATAAAGCAAAGTTTTCCGTTACTTGTTATTTCGCAAAGCATTTTGCCGCACTTAGGAAGAAATGCTGCCCAAAGGATATTGATTTCATCCGTTCACTTAGCCGCTGCAAGAGATGGAATGCGCAAGGTGGAAAAAGCAATGTTTACTTTGCAAAGACTCTTGATGAGAGATTCATAATCAAACAAGTCACCAGGACAGAGCTTGAATCGTTTGTAGAGTTTGCTCCTCAGTACTTCAGATATTTGATGGAATCCCTGACTTCAGGTAGTCCAACTTGCCTGGCCAAAATCGTAGGAGTATATCAg GTTAATATCAAGGGCTTAAAAGGTGGTAGGGAAGTAAAGATGGACCTCATGGTGATGGAGAATCTTTTCTTTGAAAGGAAGATATCTAGAGTCTATGATCTAAAGGGTTCATTGCGCTCACGCTATACATCCAGTGAGAGTAAAGTCCTCTTGGATTCAAACCTCCTAGAGGCATTGCATACAAAGCCAATATTTTTAGGGAGCAAGGCAAAACGAAGATTGGAAAGAGCCGTTTGGAATGACACTTCTTTTCTTGCG ACAGCGGATGTCATGGATTACTCACTACTTGTTGGAATcgacgaggagaagaaagagcTTGTCATTGGCATTATTGACTACTTGCGCCAGTACACCTGGGACAAGCAGCTCGAGACCTGGGTGAAAGCTTCAGGCATCCTGGGAGGCCCCAAGAACGAGTCCCCGACCGTCATATCTCCGATGCAGTACAAGAAGAGGTTCAGGAAAGCCATGTCAAAGTACTTCCTCACCGTCCCCGACCAGTGGTCCTCTTGA